The nucleotide sequence GCGAGCCTGGACTTCCATACGCATATTCCGGCCTGCATGTTATTTTTGCAATCTCGCCAACCTTCAACATGCCGATACACCATGCCATATTAGAAAGAAACTTTCGAGGCTATCAAAGTGAGCAAGCAATTATAAGCGTTCACATACTTTCATAGTTCTTAAGGCTATGTCCCATGCTTTAATGACAGCTCCCTGGCCAACTTCAAATGAAAAAATAGAATTGTCTTCATGTGTGGTGTCAAAAACTTCGCCATTTTCAGCAAGTGTCCCTTCATAATGAACTGCAAATAGGTATAAAGGCAAATGTTTAACCCAACATGGCAGATTAAGCAGTGAAACGTTTACTGTATTGCATAGAAAAGTGCATTGCCATAAGATTCGGGGGCAAAGTAGCCGAATGGAAAAACGTTGGAAGCACTTGAGAGAAAAAAACTTGTACCATAACTTAAACCCTGAGCAACCGCCCAGCCAAATAGAAAATAAATTATTTATGGCTATGTTTTACTCAGATCAGAGGGCTATGTATTGACTGCAGTACCATCAACCAATGGAAGGCTGTCAGATGGGCTTATAGCATCATCTTTTGCTTTTCTGACCACCGTCTTAAGAACGCCTCCATCCCCTGTTAGATCAATGGTTTCTGCCATGACCTTGCTGTTGAATGGAAATTCTGAAAGCAAGAAAGAACAGGGCATTATTAGAGTGCTCTAGCAAAACCAAATTTGATCAAACTAGTGGGTACAAGCACTTGAAAATGCATAGTCAGTTCCTTCACTTATCTAAATTCTTTCAATTAAATTTGAAGCCAGTTTTAAAATAAAAGGTTTCAGCCTTAGGGTAGGCAGTGCGACCGAAGGAATACTCAAGTAGACTCTATAACCGTTTTTCTCatcaaaacaaaaatgaaaaacacAGTACCAGTCTCACAAATAACCCAATTCCAACAGCTGAGTTACACAAAACAATTCCAATAGGTGATAGGGCGGCCCTACTTAGATCTTCTCCCAGTATGCATTTATGTAACCTAAAAGTTAATTGTGTTGCCCCTCCCAGATCAACAACCTACAGGCTTAAAGCCGAACCTAGAGCAACTGCAATCTTCCTCAAGCACTACCGCATGGCACAACCTGAACTGAAACTGTGCTCAAGTATTGGAGACCTAAAGGCCTCCACGGCAACAAAATCTACTACAGGTCCATGACAAAATCAGGCAAAGGAAGTAGAATTTACCTCGGATCGGCGACGATTTGGAGAGAGAGCCGTGGCAGCGGGGGCGCCGGTGAGGACCTGCTGAACGGATGGGTGTGGTGTTGGGATTAGAAGGGTGAGCCGAGAGGAGGGAGATGGATGCGGGCGGCACGTACCTTCACCGAGAGAAGGGGAGGGGAATTCAGAGTGGAGGGAGCGACGATGATAGACAGATCTGGATGGGACGAGGGGAAGGGGGAATCAGAGGATGGTTTCGCGTGATTTTTACCGGAGGATGCCCTTCGTCGATTCGATTCGATTCGGTCGTCACTACTACGGACTGTAATATTCTCCTTCCAAAGAAAAAAAAAATTGTGGGCATTAAAAAACCTTTGTTTCTTTATTAAAAATAATGTAAAATCTTTAGTTTTTTTTTATGTTGTATAGACTCAATATCTTTTGTGCAAAGTATCAAAAACTAAACATTCTCTTTGAAAAATATCAGAAAACTAGATAGGTCAATTCCAGAATTCTAGGCTTTGGATTTCAATGTTAATTGTTGCCGCCCAACTAGGCAGACCTACATGGCAACACTCAATTATACTTATTAACCAGTCAAGAAGCTATTGGGGATAAATCTCGCTGCCACCATGGTATACAATATTGATACTGATGACAATTTAAAATATCTATGTTTAGAAAAGGAGGTTAAAAACCCCCAAACTTTTAAAACTTGAATATCTTGTGTTTATGAAAAACTTGAAATACCTTCTGCTTTAAAAAGCTCGAGTCATTGATATTATCTCCGTAAAAAGATTCATGTAGGTATTCATTACAAACTTACTCATGTGATATTTCGCAAAATGGCATGATCATTTGTGACCCATGTAAAAAGAGAAGATGATAGTGCTACGGTTTAAGTTTCGGATCCTAAATACAGTAATATTTTTCTCATTTTTATATAGGTCGCAAATTGTCATATGATTCTACGAAATTTTACATGGGTAAGTTTCAAACTCGATATCTACTATATGAGtgatttttctagatttttttcaAGAACTTAGAAACACATTGTTTTCTAAGTTTTAGAAAGTGGATAAATCAAAACACATGATATAGGTCGCAAATTAGTAACACTATATTTTTCTTGGAACAGTGACTTGGTCGAGGTGGTAAGGCTCAAAGAGAGTAGAGGTGAACGAATACTAGATTGCCGCTCATTCAGTGTTGTACTTCACACTTCCCCTAATTAAGACTAGTCACATATATAGTGTTGGATGTTCACTCAAAAAATATTTTTACCAGCCCGATAACGAAAATTACGTTCATTTGTGCTCTTAGAGCATCTAGAACTGGGCTGGGCAAATCTGACTCCATAAACGTCCACGGATGCGTCGCCAGACGGTCACTCATTTGTCCTCCAGGACAACTACACCCTTCCTATCCAAACTCTCAAATCCATACACATCCATAATATAGCAAGAATTCACCACCAACTCAATAATGCAACAAAGCAAAAAAAACCACAATTCAACAGTTCAACATGCCAAAATGAAATACGACAATGCATAGATAGGCGATACAAGAATGAATCTTTTGCTCGCGACCACATCGGCCAAGCTCTCTCTGCACACGGTGATCTCCTTCTTTTCCGCCTAAAGCCACTTATTGCCTTTCGGATCCAAGACGGTAGCATGAGCCAACATGAACCTCGAATCCTCCATGTCCCGAGCCAGTTCCACCCTCTCTTTCTCGAGATCAATGTTGATTCAAAAGTCTTTGCCTTCTCGAGCTCCCATTTGACATACGCCTCGTGCTTCTCCAAgtctatcttctccctctcaagCTGCAATTGTTATTCACCCTCTCCTGATCCCAATCCATCATCCCCTTTTACACATCCAAGAAGAGCTTgtacctcttcttcttctcctcctgggTGAAAAAAAATGCTTGTCCATGTGGCGGACATTTTGCTCACCACGGAGTCATGTGTGGCTCTGCTGTTCTCCCACTTGTTTTGCATCATTtggcaggtcctctttggcacggTGGCTTGTCCCTCCTATACTCTACGTTCCTCATCTTCATCGTCCAATACAATGGATTGTTTGGAGCTTGTTCCATCGTTTTTCTTCAACTTCTTGTTATCGTTCTTGAGGTCATAGACAAGTAGTTGCCACTTTGGTTTCTCATTCAATTTCAACCAACAATAGCACAAAGTGAATGGCTTCCCCGAGGTTTGTTGGTACAAAGTGGCAACCAACTCCATCTAACAAACATGAATCAGTCGTGAGAATGGAACAAACAAAGTtagcaatgcaaatgatgacaaacGAAGCAAGTCAGCTTACATGACTATTGACTCCAATGCCTCTTTGGTTTCGTCCAAACACAAAAAGAGTAGTAGTTGCAGAACCTGTTCACGCTCTCTTGGATGGTGGACCATCTATATTGGAGCGGCCTCATTGTGGATGGTATGGATAGGGTTCAACCCCATGTATTCTTGCATTCAAGGTAATGCTTGTGGATCTTTTTTCAGTACGTGTTTTCCTTTTGCTCGATTGCAAATATAGGGTCCATACTTGTGGCAAACCAAGCTTGACACAACAAAACATCCTCATGGCTTGTGAATGCCGGACCTCTTGCATTGGGTATGTATATTTTTGTTAAGAGTGCCTAATGTTTTCCTGACATCATGCATAGGAGAGTGGGTATCTCCCAAGGCATAATACATAGGTTCTTGACCATCATTGATCGTGTCCATCATGATAACCTCTTAAAGGATGATATAGCAAGAATAAACTAATGGCATATGCAACAAAAGGATTCAATGGCATATGCAACAAACTGATTCAATGGCATATCCAACATGATTCTCTAAATTGATCTAATGACATACGCAACAAATGAATGAATCAATACAAAGTGGGGCAAAAAATGTACCATGTCCTCCTCGTACATTTTGTGGAACATGACCTGGGAAGACCTAGCGTTGGCGGTTCCCTGAGGCGGTCCGCACCTATTCGAGTTGCGGCAAGTCGTACACCATCTATGGCGTGTCCTGTTGCGTCCAGCCATCCAGAATCCCTACCCATTCAGATGGCAGAACGGAGTCGGTCCCGAGCAGGGCGGATGGCACACCTACCTCTTTGGAGGTGTGGGGCGGACACAGATGGCCCCACCAGACCCTGTGCATCCACGTTGATGTGGATCACCTCCTTGTCCTCAGCTTCCTGCCCCCCGCTGCTTCCTTCACCTCTCCCTCTAGGGTGATGTTCTCCGCCTTGCAGCTGACCCCCACGGACAGGACACCCACAGACTCCATTGATACATCATCCATGCATGTGTTGGGAGAAGGGATACTCGGTGATGACATCTCGTACATGAGAAATACCAGATGATGGCGGCGGCACGGGCCGGGAGCAAGGGTGGAGGACAGCGACAACTCGGACATGGGAGGAGAGCGGTGGATTTGGTGGACTTGGTTAATTTGGGGGGAGATGAGGTGGGTCATGTTTGTCGGATCCGATGTGGCAGATGCGTCCGAGCCTCCCCCATATTCGCCCAAGACATGGGCTAGATTTGAGGGGTGGTGAACAACCCGTACATATAGGGCTGGTTTGAGGGGGACTGGTCGGGTGGCATTTTTGCAATTCGTCACTGATAGGGTTGTCCGCCCGGTCGATATGAGGGCTCTGACTGTAGATGTTCTTACACACTTGACATACGTAACACGTCGTTTATGACCTCCATCCTCTTCTATGTGTTGTTTCGGTTGGCACACAATAAGATAGTACAAAGTGGGTTCGTTGGCAACGTTTGTTCCGACTGTGATGATGAAGAACAAAAATCCTTAAGCTCCAATCATGTCTAGGTGGTGCTTGGTGCAGCATCGCTGAGGAGCTTGGGAGTTTTGTACCTATTCTCCTTCATGGATAGCGGTTGGTTGTATGTGTTGTATGCCGGCATGACTCGATGGCCATCGTTGGCAACAACATTGTCTTCTCTAACACCCCTTCTTTTCGAGCCTCTACAAGCAAGGGCATCAGCCCAATCTCGCAACTAGCTTGGTTGCTTGACTAGATCGGAGTGATGCCCCCGCCTACATGTTTTGCACGATTGCCAGCCTCAATCATATGTATTGGCTTATTACCGCATCGATTCAACAAGGCTTGATCATCTATGGTCCTTTGTAGGTACTTCGGTGACTGGATTTTTCGATGTTCTCCATCATCGACGAGAGTCATGGTTCTTTCTTATGCTTATAGTCTAGTCCTATTATCCCCTTGGTTTAGGTTCGTTTTTGTGTGTCTGGGTTCAGAGTTCCGTTACCCACAATTCGATTGTACCCGAAGTTCCATTGATGTAATTTAAACCAAACTTCTGACTATTTTTACAGGAAAAAAAGCGTAGTTGAGATGCTTATCTGAGCGCATGTACTGGTGCTCGACGGCATATGCAGCCTACCACCGGTTGCTAGGCGTAGGGGAAGGCCATGAAGTACACTGCCACTCTTATCACTTACTACATCGATCTTATCTGGTCCTACTGTCCAAAGGAGGAGCCTTTTCTTCCCTTTAGCTGTAATGGCTGGCAAGTTGCGAGCCATAGGAAGTAGGAACAGAATGCTCAGGTACGGACTGCGTCGTTTAGGGCGCGATAATTCACGGCGTGTCGGCGTCAGCGCTGGACGCTCAACAGTGCAAACCTTGCATGCAGCAGAGCGCGCCATATTGCTTGCCAGGGCAGTGCAACGCAGCGGCTGCGGCGCTGCCTGCCCCTCTCCTTTCCTCTTTTCCTCTTAAAAACATGTAATTAATTACTGTAGAACACAGCACAGTACATTTTGAAGCCTTTCCCATGTTTCTCGCTTGTAAAAAAAAATCTACGAGAGAAGGCAAGATGGATTCACAGAAGACGAATATGGTGGTTCCACAAATCTCTTCATATAAAATCAAGCACATACTATGTCAActagaagaagaaaagaaacaaatggAACAGCTTCTCCACCGATCGAGTCTCCCCTTGTAATGCTACTAATACATATATACTACAGCTTCAGGAATCAGGAGTAGTGCCGCCAGCACGCGAGCATGGCGACGCAGCGGCGCGCGATGTAGAACCGCGCGCGCTGCTCCCTGACGAGCCGCGCGCACCGCCGCGGGAACGACGACGGCCCGCCGCCGTTCTTGCGCGTGGCCATTGCTCCTCTACCGCTCCTCTTCTTGGACAGCCCGCACTTGTCCATGGACGCGCCTTTCCACCCGATCTCCGCCTCCTTCCTTCCGATCAGCGCGCCTGGCCGTGAGCTCGATCGGAGACGAAACTTGGCCGGCGGAGATGGTAGGACGTGAGGAGCAGAGCAAGCAGAGCGACACAGTGAGTGAGTGAGGGAGGGAGGAGGGCTGTTGGGGGCGACGAGCCAAGTGGTAGGGCTCCCGGGGTGGCATTTGTCTGCTTATATCGTGGAGCAATCGGGGATGACGGAGCGGTCAGTGGAGTGCCGTGTCTGCTCGCGCGCGTAGGGCCTTGATGCGCCAGGGGGCACGCCACTTGGTACCCTTTTTTATTAGTGTGTTGTTCAAAGTTCACGTGTACTTTGGCATTGCACGCCTGTTCCTGAGTTAACTAACAAACAATTTAGTAATGCGCCAGGAGTGAGTTTTCTTTTACTGGCAATGCCAAAGGCGAGGTTTTAAAATGAAGACCAGGAGCAATGGTTATATTCACTTCGAGTAAAGTCTGAAATAAACCCTCACGTTATAGAGGTCGACCCTCACCTTCAAATCTCCGAAGTCGGTACACTGAACTCTCTAATCTACGTCTATCCTAACCCTAAACATGTTTTGGTGCACTGGGATAAGATATGATCCTGGCCAAGTTCATCATCTACTCTCACTAACAATATGGATCCACAAGTCATATTAATCTCTCTCCACTTATCTTCTTCCTCTGTCCTCTCCTCTCCCGATCCCTTTTCTCTCTCCCTATCGTCGATCCATTTCCTCCTCCCGTCGGGTGCGATCtccgcccgcgcctcgccgccgtcaAGCGACAAGACATCAGGATTGACGCGCATGTTGGCCACCGAGAACCTCTTTGAGATGAGCATGCACGCCACGCGGAAATCGAAGAGGAAAACATTAGCATGtactgggtgatggactagagcaTGATGAGCTGCACCACGAGGCCGATGGGGTGGATGGCATACATACGGAAGAGGAGCTGGATGCCCATCAGTGGCGAAGCTAGAAGGAATCTGCTAGGGCGAAAGAGAAATTATGAGtatttggggtggggtgggggtggggggggggcaaaAGCTAGAAGTTCCCATCTAAGCCCTCCCCAAAAAATCCTTCACAAGTTGGTTGaaagctgtgtgtgtgtgtggggggggggggggacaacccGCAGGAACACCATAGGTCCGCTGTTGATGACCACGATGAGCGTCTTGGGGAGCGTCGCGGGCGAGAAAAGCGTGAcggactagtcgagcccggtgaaGGTGACCCGGAAGCGCGACCATGCAGCGAGCGTGGCAACGATGACGAGCTTCCGTGTCCGCGGCGACGAAACACAGGTACATTGTGTGGAAAGCGTTGCTAGAGATGACCTTTAAGGTGAGGAGCGGAACGACGAAGAGGGCAATGAAGCGGTTGATCCCTGCACACTCGTTCACCATTGCATGCACAACAAGTGCTTCCTCTGCGCCTTGTAGAAGGAAGCGGAGGGCTGCCCGGTCCCCTACACGTGGTGTGCCTCCGATCCACGACGCTCGGGTGCCGCTTGAGGTGCTCCCGCATCACGCCTTCCCCCTGATTGTGTGTCGGCCGAGGCGCTCGGAGGATTTATGTTGTGTGAGGACGACCCAATTTAGATTTTTAACAGGATTTTCTAGAAAGCATGGCAAATCACGCCGTCCCAATTCAGATTTTTGACAGGATTTGTCATGCTTGCTAAAAAAATTGCCATCCTCACAACAACATAGATTGCCACGAGGCACGACAAAAACAACCCACTTACTAGGCCGGCAcgacctgcatacgactagaaagccaacctctagttgggccaggatgcaggcccgtacggcccattaGGGCCCACAGGACAGatgacttgcaataggcccacaaaggcctgcttagagaggagcttgACACGGTAGCCGcggtggggcttataaaccggtgcgagctcctctcaactagcgaggtgggactaaacattgtgcactgcgaGTGACAGCGCaccactttagtaccggttggtggcacgaacccgtACTAAAGGGGAGTCTTaattaccggttggagccaccaactcgtactaaaggccaccacctctttagtactggttcgtggcatgaaccggtactaaagattcgccacgaaccggtactaatgagcgccgcccgcctagccgttgcaACCGGCACTAATAATCACATTAGTGCTGGTTCAATTACAAATCGGGACTAATGAGCTTCACATtaggccatttttctactagtgatattatACACACTATAAACAGTACTAATAAATGTAAATAGCCTGGCTAGCAATCTTCAACCTAATAATCAACAGATGTTCCGGGGGTGAGAAGGAAAAAGTGCAATGAAAGAATGACAGCATTCCCTTTCAAAAAACATGAATTACACGATGCCATCCATGGAACCTGTTTACAAGTTTACTGTTACACCAATCTTTTCTTCTCTGTCCAATAGAAAACCAAACATTACAAAAACGGGCACACCATTCATTCATTCAGGCCAAACCGATCGAGCTGAATTCCTCGACCACCACCAAATGGAGCATGTATGCATGCACGCGCGCGAACGTGTCTCGCACGCACGGGCCAAAATCGCCAAGGATCTGAGCCGTAGGCTACTAGCACGTGGGGATATCGGAGGGTGGAGGCGGCAGCTTCTGGTTCGGCAGCGGCCCGTCGTTGACAAGCCACGCCATGGATAGGCCCCAGCTCAGGTGTACGTCCAGGTGGCAGTGCATGATCCAAACACCTATCACAAAAGTCAACAGCTCAATCAATACTGCAGCAGTCAACACAAGTCAACAGTTGAG is from Triticum aestivum cultivar Chinese Spring chromosome 1B, IWGSC CS RefSeq v2.1, whole genome shotgun sequence and encodes:
- the LOC123135851 gene encoding peptidyl-prolyl cis-trans isomerase FKBP20-1, giving the protein MAETIDLTGDGGVLKTVVRKAKDDAISPSDSLPLVDVHYEGTLAENGEVFDTTHEDNSIFSFEVGQGAVIKAWDIALRTMKVGEIAKITCRPEYAYGSPGSPPEIPANATLIFEVELVACKPRKGSSLGSVSDEKARLEELKKQRELAAATKEEEKKKREEAKAAAAARVQAKLDAKKGKGKGKGK